One Euwallacea similis isolate ESF13 chromosome 16, ESF131.1, whole genome shotgun sequence DNA segment encodes these proteins:
- the LOC136414211 gene encoding fatty acid hydroxylase domain-containing protein 2 isoform X2, producing the protein MEKIIIYHPIIRHAQKFWGASGDFWQAQWDKFLNVAGEDPLFLWVFGSTAITFGVYWLIGGIYTIMDLTNKPKVLRRYKIQPGTNEPVDNKKLIKVIWSVLMNQIAVGIPSSYVMYYAMTLRGFPGIRELPTFHWVLYELAIHILVEEAAFYYSHRFLHGKHIYKYIHKQHHEWTAPIAVTAIYCHPVEHIFSNLVPPFLGVLLMGSHVATAWLWFTIAILSTLNAHSGYHMPFFPSPEAHDFHHLKFNNCFGVLGVLDRIHGTDAAFRQTRAYLRHIMMLSFIPPRVAIPDTQLTKMQYWKMQHDLKQQ; encoded by the exons atggagaaaattattatttatcatccAATAATTAG GCATGCTCAAAAATTTTGGGGTGCTTCAGGTGATTTCTGGCAAGCACAATGGGACAAATTCCTAAACGTAGCAGGCGAGGATCCTCTATTTCTATGGGTGTTTGGATCCACTGCCATTACCTTCGGGGTTTATTGGTTGATTGGTGGGATTTATACCATTATGGATTTAACCAATAAACCTAAAGTACTTCGACGTTACAAAATACAACCGGGAACCAATGAGCCAGTGGATAACAAGAAACTTATAAAAGTTATATGGAGCGTGCTAATGAATCAAATTGCCGTGGGCATTCCTTCATCCTATGTTATGTATTACGCGATGACATTGCGGGGCTTTCCAGGAATTCGGGAATTACCTACATTTCACTGGGTGTTGTACGAGTTAGCTATTCATATTCTAGTCGAAGAAGCTGCTTTTTACTATTCACACAG ATTCCTTCACGGCAAGcacatttataaatatattcacAAGCAGCACCACGAATGGACAGCACCAATTGCGGTAACCGCCATTTATTGCCACCCAGTTGAACATATATTCTCAAATTTGGTACCTCCGTTTTTGGGGGTGCTACTTATGGGTTCGCATGTAGCCACTGCTTGGTTATGGTTTACTATAGCCATACTTAGTACTTTAAATGCCCATTCTGGCTATCATATGCCCTTCTTCCCTAGTCCGGAAGCCCATGACTTTCACCATTTGAA ATTTAACAACTGTTTTGGAGTATTAGGAGTACTGGACCGAATTCATGGAACTGATGCTGCTTTTAGACAGACTCGCGCCTACTTGAGGCACATTATGATGTTGAGTTTCATTCCTCCTCGAGTGGCAATACCAGATACTCAGTTGACCAAGATGCAATATTGGAAAATGCAACATGATTTAAAGCAACAGTAG
- the LOC136413929 gene encoding uncharacterized protein produces MCNILDRHCFLFLLAFSLFCSICYLSQAQADSVNSPLSSNKTNSVSFVPSKQDASSTAKVQVPSSMPMHKSRERVFDSKLNEATLEGAKPVQEEPPQVDKEKPIVPKKGVSPPPEILPKANSNINVSSTNKTVHSKPIITESDKDYFEHNSSKDTNTLTIDQIDPRIIGLKDSTRSRYIIPIVAVIFSVPLVSILFSLLYKQGKDWWQHRKYKKMDFLVDGMYDN; encoded by the coding sequence ATGTGCAATATCTTAGACAGACACTGCTTCTTGTTTCTTTTAGCATTCTCTCTATTCTGTTCTATTTGTTACCTTTCCCAAGCACAAGCGGATTCAGTGAATTCACCATTATCCTCAAACAAGACGAATTCAGTGAGTTTCGTGCCATCGAAACAGGATGCCTCGTCCACCGCAAAGGTACAGGTGCCTTCGTCTATGCCGATGCATAAAAGTCGAGAACGCGTATTTGACTCCAAGTTAAATGAAGCTACTTTAGAAGGGGCTAAGCCTGTTCAAGAAGAGCCTCCACAAGTTGACAAAGAAAAACCTATTGTGCCAAAAAAAGGAGTGAGTCCTCCCCCTGAGATTCTTCCTAAGGCTAACTCCAATATTAATGTTAGTTCAACCAACAAAACTGTTCATTCGAAGCCTATTATAACAGAATCAGACAAAGACTATTTTGAACATAATAGTAGTAAAGACACAAACACTTTGACAATAGATCAAATTGATCCAAGAATAATTGGATTGAAAGATAGTACTAGATCCAGATATATCATTCCAATTGTTGCTGTGATTTTCTCTGTTCCCCTTGtttctattttgttttcaCTGTTGTATAAACAAGGCAAGGATTGGTGGCAGCATCGCAAATATAAGAAAATGGACTTTTTAGTTGACGGAATGTATGACAATTGA
- the LOC136414211 gene encoding fatty acid hydroxylase domain-containing protein 2 isoform X1: MSKEPNSSATAHNNDLKRPKPNLLVEPSVLGHENYENPFYKDQPSSILSSLGSVLVVIGTALVIFAAARNTITWHAQKFWGASGDFWQAQWDKFLNVAGEDPLFLWVFGSTAITFGVYWLIGGIYTIMDLTNKPKVLRRYKIQPGTNEPVDNKKLIKVIWSVLMNQIAVGIPSSYVMYYAMTLRGFPGIRELPTFHWVLYELAIHILVEEAAFYYSHRFLHGKHIYKYIHKQHHEWTAPIAVTAIYCHPVEHIFSNLVPPFLGVLLMGSHVATAWLWFTIAILSTLNAHSGYHMPFFPSPEAHDFHHLKFNNCFGVLGVLDRIHGTDAAFRQTRAYLRHIMMLSFIPPRVAIPDTQLTKMQYWKMQHDLKQQ, encoded by the exons ATGTCAAAAGAGCCAAATTCCTCAGCTACAGCCCACAACAATGACTTAAAGAGGCCTAAACCTAATCTACTAGTAGAACCGTCGGTCCTAGGacatgaaaattatgaaaatccTTTCTATAAAGACCAACCCAGTTCGATTTTATCATCCCTTGGAAGTGTTTTGGTTGTTATTGGCACGGCCTTGGTTATCTTTGCTGCTGCAAGGAATACTATAACTTG GCATGCTCAAAAATTTTGGGGTGCTTCAGGTGATTTCTGGCAAGCACAATGGGACAAATTCCTAAACGTAGCAGGCGAGGATCCTCTATTTCTATGGGTGTTTGGATCCACTGCCATTACCTTCGGGGTTTATTGGTTGATTGGTGGGATTTATACCATTATGGATTTAACCAATAAACCTAAAGTACTTCGACGTTACAAAATACAACCGGGAACCAATGAGCCAGTGGATAACAAGAAACTTATAAAAGTTATATGGAGCGTGCTAATGAATCAAATTGCCGTGGGCATTCCTTCATCCTATGTTATGTATTACGCGATGACATTGCGGGGCTTTCCAGGAATTCGGGAATTACCTACATTTCACTGGGTGTTGTACGAGTTAGCTATTCATATTCTAGTCGAAGAAGCTGCTTTTTACTATTCACACAG ATTCCTTCACGGCAAGcacatttataaatatattcacAAGCAGCACCACGAATGGACAGCACCAATTGCGGTAACCGCCATTTATTGCCACCCAGTTGAACATATATTCTCAAATTTGGTACCTCCGTTTTTGGGGGTGCTACTTATGGGTTCGCATGTAGCCACTGCTTGGTTATGGTTTACTATAGCCATACTTAGTACTTTAAATGCCCATTCTGGCTATCATATGCCCTTCTTCCCTAGTCCGGAAGCCCATGACTTTCACCATTTGAA ATTTAACAACTGTTTTGGAGTATTAGGAGTACTGGACCGAATTCATGGAACTGATGCTGCTTTTAGACAGACTCGCGCCTACTTGAGGCACATTATGATGTTGAGTTTCATTCCTCCTCGAGTGGCAATACCAGATACTCAGTTGACCAAGATGCAATATTGGAAAATGCAACATGATTTAAAGCAACAGTAG